The Pseudodesulfovibrio alkaliphilus genome has a window encoding:
- a CDS encoding [FeFe] hydrogenase, group A, with protein MQEKGQMTGQATINGTPVSFRESDTILEAARRSGHFIPTLCELADIDHTPGTCRVCLVEITRLGAQAPVIVTACNTPMEAGMTVRTRTSQVREMQRLQVELILADHDQDCATCIRHGDCELQDVAQFVGLRQSRHTRPDWTSSRPRDETSPAMIRDMGKCIRCLRCVEVCRREQGVDALVFTGTSLQANIGMRNNLSQGASDCVACGQCILVCPTGALAERDETETVIDFLDDPDVITVFQFAPALRVGFGEEFGLPPGTNVEGHIITALRTLGADVVLDTNFAADLVIMEEGHELLGRLKEGRRPTFTSCCPAWVNFAEKLYPDILPYVSSTKSPQQCFGALAKTYLPEKMGLDPSRLRVISIMPCTAKKDEAQRKMFRQKGVRDVDVVLTTREFARLLKREGIDLAALEPSGFDNPYMSEYSGAGAIFGTTGGVMEAAVRTMYSVVNGRELEHIEVEDLRGFESVRTATIDLGGDIGQVKVAMCHGLKGVRAMVEDVLAGRTDFDFIEVMACPGGCVDGGGHLRSKKHYQPNARKRRDAIYEIDRQTPRRQSHANPQVQRLYKEFLGQPLSHLAEELLHTHYIRRRTEIKRTINDIWREITMSTLVHSEFDIAAPGTGRKGGR; from the coding sequence ATGCAAGAAAAAGGGCAAATGACCGGGCAGGCGACCATCAACGGCACCCCCGTCAGCTTTCGGGAGAGCGATACCATCCTGGAGGCGGCGCGGCGCAGCGGCCATTTCATTCCCACCCTGTGCGAGCTTGCCGACATCGACCACACGCCCGGCACATGCCGCGTCTGTCTGGTGGAGATCACCCGGCTGGGCGCACAGGCCCCGGTCATTGTCACGGCCTGCAACACGCCCATGGAAGCAGGCATGACCGTACGCACCCGCACCAGTCAGGTGCGCGAGATGCAACGGCTCCAGGTGGAGCTGATCCTGGCCGACCATGACCAGGACTGCGCCACCTGCATCCGCCACGGAGACTGCGAGTTGCAGGATGTGGCCCAGTTCGTCGGCCTGCGCCAATCCCGCCACACCCGCCCGGACTGGACAAGCAGCCGTCCCAGGGACGAAACCTCCCCGGCCATGATCCGCGACATGGGCAAATGTATCCGCTGTCTGCGCTGCGTTGAGGTCTGCCGCCGCGAGCAGGGGGTGGACGCCCTGGTCTTCACCGGCACCAGCCTGCAAGCGAACATCGGAATGCGCAACAACTTGAGCCAGGGCGCGTCCGATTGCGTTGCCTGCGGCCAGTGCATCCTGGTCTGCCCCACCGGGGCGCTGGCCGAACGCGACGAGACCGAGACGGTCATCGACTTTCTCGACGACCCCGACGTGATCACGGTCTTCCAGTTCGCCCCCGCCTTGCGCGTGGGCTTTGGCGAGGAGTTCGGGCTTCCGCCCGGAACCAATGTCGAAGGACACATCATCACCGCCCTGCGCACCCTTGGCGCGGATGTGGTCCTGGATACCAACTTCGCCGCCGATCTGGTGATCATGGAGGAAGGACACGAGCTGCTCGGCAGGCTCAAGGAAGGCAGACGCCCGACCTTCACCTCCTGCTGCCCGGCCTGGGTCAACTTCGCGGAAAAGCTCTACCCGGACATCCTGCCCTATGTCTCGTCCACCAAATCGCCCCAGCAATGCTTCGGGGCTCTGGCCAAGACCTATCTGCCCGAGAAGATGGGGCTTGACCCCAGCCGTCTGCGCGTCATCTCCATCATGCCCTGCACGGCCAAAAAGGACGAGGCCCAGCGCAAGATGTTCCGCCAGAAAGGCGTGCGCGACGTGGATGTGGTCCTGACCACACGCGAGTTCGCCCGGCTGCTCAAGCGCGAGGGCATCGACCTCGCGGCCCTTGAACCCTCAGGCTTCGACAACCCCTACATGTCGGAATACTCAGGCGCGGGAGCCATCTTCGGCACCACTGGAGGGGTCATGGAGGCGGCGGTACGCACCATGTACAGCGTGGTCAACGGACGCGAGCTGGAACACATAGAGGTCGAGGACTTGCGCGGCTTCGAGTCGGTCCGCACCGCCACCATCGACCTGGGAGGCGACATCGGGCAGGTCAAGGTGGCCATGTGCCACGGACTCAAGGGAGTGCGGGCCATGGTCGAGGACGTGCTGGCGGGACGGACGGACTTCGACTTCATCGAGGTCATGGCCTGCCCCGGCGGCTGCGTGGACGGCGGCGGGCACCTGCGCAGCAAGAAACACTACCAGCCCAACGCCCGCAAGCGACGCGACGCCATCTACGAGATCGACAGGCAAACGCCGCGACGCCAGTCACACGCCAATCCGCAGGTGCAGCGGCTCTACAAGGAGTTCCTGGGCCAGCCCCTCTCGCACCTCGCCGAAGAACTGCTGCACACCCACTACATCCGCCGCAGAACCGAGATCAAGCGGACCATCAACGACATCTGGCGCGAGATCACCATGTCGACCCTGGTACACAGCGAGTTCGACATCGCCGCCCCCGGTACCGGCCGCAAGGGCGGGCGGTGA
- the hydF gene encoding [FeFe] hydrogenase H-cluster maturation GTPase HydF → MSNKAPRGVRLAIALAGRRNAGKSSLINALTGQMTAIVSDTPGTTTDPVAKHYELLPLGPVTFHDTAGLDDTGELGQLRMSATRKVLNRSDVAVVVVGEEGVTDHERGIIETIRGLSIPIIVAFNKSDLRTPSSEELAAVRAEGAPCLVVSAQNGSGVDALKQAIIDAAPLEFRQERRLVGDLVSEGDWVVCVVPIDLAAPKGRLILPQVQVLRDLLDSDAVAVTVKEREIEAVLAGMGRRPALVITDSQVVMSVAADVPEDIPLTTFSTLFARHKGDLRRLVRGADAIDSLKDGDTVLIGEACSHHNVADDIGRVKIPRWISQYTGRDLRFEVYAGHDFPDDLERFSLVIHCGACMLNRTEMLRRMAECERRGLPVTNYGVAISKVQGVLGRVISPFPELGDSAT, encoded by the coding sequence ATGTCCAACAAGGCACCACGCGGTGTGCGGCTGGCCATCGCCCTGGCCGGACGGCGCAACGCGGGCAAATCATCGCTGATTAACGCCCTCACCGGCCAGATGACGGCCATCGTCTCGGACACGCCGGGTACCACCACAGACCCGGTGGCCAAGCACTACGAGCTGCTGCCCCTTGGCCCGGTGACTTTTCACGACACCGCCGGGCTCGACGACACGGGCGAGCTTGGCCAACTGCGCATGAGCGCAACCCGCAAGGTGCTCAACCGCTCCGATGTGGCGGTGGTGGTCGTGGGCGAGGAAGGCGTCACCGACCACGAACGGGGCATCATCGAGACGATCCGGGGGTTGTCCATCCCCATCATTGTGGCCTTCAACAAATCGGACCTGCGAACCCCCTCGTCCGAGGAACTGGCCGCTGTCCGGGCCGAGGGCGCTCCCTGCCTCGTGGTCAGCGCCCAAAACGGCTCCGGCGTGGACGCCCTCAAGCAGGCGATCATCGACGCCGCGCCCCTGGAGTTCCGCCAGGAGCGCAGACTGGTGGGCGACCTCGTCAGCGAAGGCGACTGGGTGGTCTGCGTGGTACCCATCGATCTGGCCGCCCCCAAGGGCCGCCTGATCCTGCCTCAGGTTCAGGTGCTGCGCGACCTCCTTGATTCCGACGCCGTGGCCGTGACCGTCAAGGAGCGCGAGATAGAGGCCGTGCTGGCCGGAATGGGCCGCAGGCCCGCCCTGGTGATCACCGACTCCCAGGTGGTCATGAGCGTGGCCGCGGACGTGCCCGAGGACATTCCCCTGACCACCTTCTCGACCCTCTTCGCCCGCCACAAGGGAGACCTGCGGCGTCTTGTCCGGGGCGCGGACGCCATCGACTCCCTCAAGGACGGCGACACCGTGCTCATCGGCGAGGCATGCTCGCACCACAACGTGGCCGACGACATCGGAAGGGTCAAGATCCCGCGCTGGATATCCCAGTACACTGGCCGCGATCTGCGCTTTGAGGTCTATGCGGGGCACGACTTTCCCGACGATCTGGAGCGTTTCAGCCTTGTGATCCACTGCGGGGCCTGTATGCTGAACCGCACCGAGATGCTGCGGCGCATGGCCGAGTGCGAGCGCCGGGGTCTGCCCGTGACCAATTACGGGGTGGCCATCTCCAAGGTCCAGGGGGTGTTGGGCAGGGTCATCAGCCCCTTTCCCGAACTTGGAGACTCCGCCACGTAG
- the hydG gene encoding [FeFe] hydrogenase H-cluster radical SAM maturase HydG, with amino-acid sequence MKNNASTSDGLVNFIDEKTIRAEMEKATNPAPGLIREILAKARERQGLDPDEAAALLGNRNRDLDTAIFETAREVKKGIYGNRLVVFAPLYITNECGNQCAYCGFNAKNDDLERRTLSSEEIRKEVTVLEDQGHKRLLLVYGEHPRFGADWIAQTVRDVYSVTSAKSGEIRRVNVNCAPLDVEGFRTLHEVGIGTYQCFQETYHRPTYEKLHVAGRKKDFLWRLHAMHRAQEAGIDDVGMGALFGLYDPIFEVLGLLHHAHRLELDWGVGPHTISFPRLEPAQNADIAYNPPYPTSDHEFKKIVAVLRLAVPYTGLILTTRENAALRKELVEMGVSQLSGGSRTYPGAYSDPEYDRPDVQQFCIGDSRSLDEVIRSIAGEHGYVPSWCTACYRLGRTGEHFMELAKTGFIQKFCLPNGLLTFKEYLEDYASEETKKVGEALIKHEIDTYPDPDRKRLLVERLTRMEAGERDLYL; translated from the coding sequence ATGAAAAACAACGCCAGCACAAGCGACGGGCTTGTCAATTTCATCGACGAAAAGACTATCCGCGCCGAAATGGAAAAGGCGACGAACCCGGCTCCCGGCCTGATCCGAGAAATACTCGCCAAGGCCCGCGAGCGGCAGGGGCTCGACCCGGACGAGGCCGCGGCCCTGCTGGGCAACCGTAACCGCGATCTGGACACGGCCATTTTCGAGACGGCCAGGGAGGTCAAAAAAGGCATCTACGGCAACCGCCTGGTGGTCTTCGCCCCCCTGTACATCACCAACGAATGCGGGAACCAATGTGCTTACTGCGGCTTCAACGCCAAGAACGACGACCTTGAACGGCGCACCCTCTCGTCAGAGGAGATCCGCAAGGAGGTCACGGTGCTTGAGGACCAGGGCCACAAACGCCTGCTTCTGGTCTACGGCGAGCATCCAAGGTTCGGGGCGGACTGGATCGCCCAGACCGTTCGCGACGTGTACTCCGTGACCTCGGCCAAGAGCGGCGAAATCCGCCGGGTCAACGTCAACTGTGCGCCGCTGGACGTGGAAGGCTTCCGTACGCTGCACGAGGTGGGCATCGGGACCTATCAGTGTTTTCAGGAGACCTACCACCGCCCCACCTACGAAAAGCTTCACGTCGCCGGGCGCAAGAAGGACTTTCTGTGGCGGCTGCACGCCATGCACCGCGCCCAGGAGGCGGGCATCGACGACGTGGGCATGGGGGCGCTTTTCGGCCTCTACGACCCGATCTTCGAGGTTCTCGGGCTGCTCCATCACGCCCACCGACTGGAGCTGGATTGGGGGGTCGGGCCGCACACCATCTCGTTTCCCAGGCTGGAACCGGCTCAAAACGCGGACATCGCCTACAACCCGCCGTATCCGACCTCGGACCACGAGTTCAAGAAGATCGTTGCCGTGCTGCGGCTGGCCGTGCCCTACACCGGACTGATCCTGACCACCCGCGAGAACGCGGCCCTGCGCAAGGAACTGGTGGAGATGGGGGTTTCCCAGCTCTCGGGCGGCTCGCGCACCTACCCTGGCGCCTACAGCGACCCCGAATACGACCGGCCCGACGTGCAGCAATTCTGTATCGGCGACAGCCGCAGCCTGGACGAGGTCATCCGCTCCATTGCCGGAGAACACGGCTACGTGCCGTCATGGTGTACGGCGTGCTACCGGCTTGGCCGAACCGGCGAGCACTTCATGGAACTGGCCAAGACAGGATTCATCCAGAAATTCTGTCTGCCAAACGGCCTGCTGACCTTCAAGGAATACCTCGAGGACTATGCCTCGGAAGAGACGAAGAAGGTGGGCGAAGCCCTCATCAAACATGAAATCGACACCTATCCCGACCCGGACCGCAAGCGTCTGCTCGTCGAACGACTGACGCGCATGGAAGCGGGCGAAAGGGATCTGTATCTGTAA
- a CDS encoding aspartate ammonia-lyase, which translates to MTDFKQTTRTERDALGELAVPSDAYYGIHTLRAVRNFPLSGYRLHPALIRALAQVKRACARTNALLGHLSGERGRAIENACAEMVSGFLHDQVVVDAFQGGAGTSTNMNLNEVLASRAAELLGGTRGQWALVDPLRHVNLHQSTNDVYPTALRVAVLTMLADLEVAVSGLQESLQAKEAELRDVIKPGRTELMDAVPMTLGMTFGAFADAVARDRWRVFKCRERLKRVNLGGTAIGTGLGAPRDYILAVTGHLADITGLPVSRAENLVDATQNMDVFVETSGMLKACAANLMKIASDLRLLASGPEAGLGELRLPALQAGSSIMAGKINPVMPEAVTQASLRVMANDQTIALAAGMGQLELNQLMPLVAHTILESLTLLTNSCQGLATRCVNGIEAGRERCRQLAEKSGALATVLVPALGYERVQQLLSDARDSGRSVRDQAVLDGLATPEALDRLLSPNRLCKLGFTPGDFDGVTIP; encoded by the coding sequence ATGACCGACTTCAAGCAAACGACCCGCACCGAACGCGACGCCCTGGGCGAGTTGGCCGTGCCGAGCGACGCCTACTACGGCATCCACACCCTGCGGGCCGTGCGCAACTTCCCCCTCTCCGGCTATCGCCTGCACCCCGCCCTGATCCGGGCCCTGGCCCAGGTCAAGCGGGCCTGCGCCAGGACCAACGCGCTCCTCGGACATCTGTCCGGGGAGCGTGGCCGGGCCATTGAAAACGCCTGCGCCGAAATGGTCTCAGGCTTCCTGCACGACCAAGTGGTGGTGGACGCCTTCCAGGGCGGAGCCGGAACCTCCACCAACATGAACCTCAACGAGGTCCTCGCCAGCCGGGCGGCCGAGCTGCTGGGCGGAACCCGTGGTCAATGGGCCCTGGTGGACCCCCTGCGCCACGTGAATCTGCACCAGTCCACCAACGACGTGTACCCCACCGCCCTCAGAGTGGCTGTCCTGACCATGCTCGCGGACCTGGAGGTGGCTGTGTCCGGCCTGCAGGAGTCGCTCCAGGCCAAGGAGGCCGAGCTTCGCGACGTGATCAAGCCGGGCCGCACCGAGCTGATGGACGCCGTGCCCATGACGCTGGGCATGACCTTCGGAGCCTTTGCCGACGCTGTGGCCCGGGACCGCTGGCGTGTCTTCAAGTGTCGCGAGCGGCTCAAGCGGGTCAACCTGGGCGGCACGGCCATCGGCACGGGCCTTGGCGCCCCCCGCGACTACATCCTGGCCGTGACCGGGCACCTGGCGGACATCACAGGGCTGCCGGTGTCCCGCGCCGAGAATCTGGTGGACGCCACCCAGAACATGGACGTATTTGTCGAGACCTCGGGCATGCTCAAGGCATGCGCCGCCAACCTGATGAAGATCGCTTCGGACCTGCGTCTGCTGGCCAGCGGACCCGAGGCCGGGCTGGGAGAACTGCGTCTGCCCGCGCTCCAGGCCGGTTCCTCCATCATGGCGGGCAAGATCAATCCGGTCATGCCCGAGGCCGTGACCCAGGCATCCCTGCGGGTCATGGCCAACGACCAGACCATCGCCCTGGCCGCAGGCATGGGCCAGCTCGAACTCAACCAGCTGATGCCCCTTGTGGCCCACACCATCCTCGAATCCCTGACCCTGTTGACCAACTCCTGCCAAGGTCTCGCCACCAGATGCGTGAACGGCATTGAGGCCGGGAGGGAGCGCTGCCGCCAACTGGCCGAAAAAAGCGGCGCCCTGGCAACGGTGCTTGTTCCGGCCCTGGGCTACGAGCGGGTGCAGCAGCTTCTGTCCGACGCCAGAGACAGCGGGCGCAGCGTCCGGGACCAGGCCGTGCTCGACGGGCTGGCCACGCCCGAGGCCCTGGACCGGCTTCTCTCGCCAAACCGGCTGTGCAAGCTCGGCTTCACCCCCGGAGACTTCGACGGAGTGACCATCCCATGA
- a CDS encoding C40 family peptidase: MADTPYAVHASGPARSAQRALTAPLAALLLGGLLLAGCATTGAPPPGATPAATVQRPASDKAAAVIRTARSLVGAPYAWGGASPSTGFDCSGLVWYAYHQNGVTLPRVSWQQFGAGDPVASHDLLPGDLIFHRMKSKDKSLHVGIVTDRGTFIHAPSSGKRVMESILLDDFWRKHFIGARRVF; encoded by the coding sequence ATGGCCGACACGCCTTATGCCGTCCACGCGTCGGGCCCTGCCCGCTCTGCCCAAAGGGCATTGACGGCCCCTTTGGCCGCGCTCCTGCTCGGGGGGCTGCTCCTGGCCGGATGCGCCACCACGGGCGCACCACCGCCCGGCGCGACGCCAGCGGCCACGGTCCAGCGCCCGGCTTCGGACAAGGCCGCGGCGGTCATCCGCACGGCCCGCTCTCTGGTGGGTGCGCCGTATGCCTGGGGCGGCGCTTCGCCGTCCACCGGCTTCGACTGCTCGGGGTTGGTCTGGTACGCCTATCATCAAAACGGCGTCACCCTGCCCAGGGTTTCCTGGCAGCAGTTCGGTGCGGGCGACCCGGTGGCCTCTCACGATCTGCTTCCGGGGGATTTGATCTTTCACCGCATGAAATCCAAGGACAAGTCCCTGCATGTGGGCATTGTCACCGACCGGGGCACCTTTATCCACGCCCCCAGTTCCGGCAAACGGGTCATGGAGTCCATCCTCCTCGACGACTTCTGGCGCAAGCATTTCATCGGCGCCCGCCGCGTGTTCTGA
- a CDS encoding biotin synthase BioB produces MNTHDILALLNGSDDLALFADAALTHRRVFGDEVFIRAVVEFSNVCNKKCHYCGLRAPNAKLRRYRMSAPEILDTACAAASDGAGTVVLQSGDDTGYDTALIGDLIRQIKASHSVAVTLSLGDRGIDEYAFWRDCGADRCLIKVETSNPRLYKRLRQGEDFSARLRRVEAMRQMGYEVGSGVIAGLPGATLLDAARDILLLTDLGLEMIAVGPFVPNPDTPLAASPPGHVALSHRMTALLRTLNPEANIPATTALDALDPSSRALALARGCNVLMPSMTPADHRGDYTIYPGKNADAIDDPLAEARRSILATGFIPSSSMGFSPRSNHVQQGTTRCAAGHRPGRTAQRGQIIAD; encoded by the coding sequence ATGAACACCCACGACATCCTCGCCCTGCTCAACGGATCCGACGACCTGGCCCTGTTTGCGGACGCCGCCCTGACCCACCGCCGGGTGTTCGGCGACGAGGTCTTCATCCGGGCCGTGGTGGAATTCTCCAATGTCTGCAACAAGAAATGCCATTACTGCGGCCTGCGCGCTCCCAATGCGAAACTGAGGCGCTACCGCATGAGCGCCCCGGAGATTCTCGACACGGCCTGCGCGGCCGCGTCGGACGGGGCGGGCACCGTGGTCCTTCAGTCCGGGGACGACACGGGCTACGACACCGCCCTGATCGGCGACCTTATCCGCCAAATCAAGGCCAGCCACAGCGTGGCCGTGACTCTCTCCCTGGGGGACCGGGGCATAGACGAATACGCCTTCTGGCGCGACTGCGGGGCGGACCGCTGCCTGATCAAGGTGGAGACCTCCAACCCGCGCCTCTACAAGCGGCTGCGCCAGGGCGAGGATTTTTCCGCGAGGCTTCGGCGGGTCGAGGCCATGCGCCAGATGGGCTACGAGGTCGGCTCCGGGGTCATTGCCGGGCTGCCCGGTGCCACCCTTCTCGACGCGGCTCGCGACATCCTCCTGCTCACGGACCTCGGCCTTGAGATGATCGCGGTGGGCCCCTTTGTGCCAAATCCCGACACGCCGCTGGCTGCTTCGCCTCCAGGCCATGTAGCCCTCTCCCATCGCATGACAGCCCTGCTGCGCACCCTCAACCCAGAGGCCAACATTCCGGCCACCACGGCACTGGACGCCCTGGACCCCTCAAGCCGCGCCCTGGCCCTGGCCCGAGGGTGCAACGTGCTCATGCCGTCCATGACGCCGGCCGACCACCGGGGAGACTACACCATCTATCCGGGCAAGAACGCCGACGCCATTGATGATCCCCTTGCCGAGGCCCGGAGGTCGATTCTCGCCACCGGATTCATCCCGTCATCCTCAATGGGGTTCTCCCCAAGGAGCAACCATGTCCAACAAGGCACCACGCGGTGTGCGGCTGGCCATCGCCCTGGCCGGACGGCGCAACGCGGGCAAATCATCGCTGATTAA
- a CDS encoding FAD-dependent oxidoreductase, with product MASVIYGVWDGKVYDNRGMDIFEVAPLPELAGFDHFNEGNVIKAFLGDRGFFVFEPGVDLLEALLNYAAKAAEESCGKCTPCRMGTSLVRERLAALHRDGFDADLLDETEQLARHVGQTSLCGLGQSCMTPLLSALDHFREMIVPGGGSQGKSPQYAMHYVTAPCIEACPAKVNVPRYIDYIKDGKPSHSLGVILQKYPMAATCGRVCVRYCEQACRRNLVDEAVGIKVLKRYVADLERDISRQWFSPEMVRSHQPAHLRVAVVGAGPAGLSCAYHLLLRGYPVEVFEARDEPGGMAARGIPSYRLPKEVLRSEAEIIGRLGGRIHYNARLGRDFTVDDLMTQGFKAVFLGLGCDKGRLLEVQGEDPNLVGLQTGIDFLLKAHECLQGNGCMTVGGVVVVVGGGNVAMDCARSALRMGADEVHVVYRRAKADMPADAEEIEAAREEGVVFHFLTSPSRIVSKDGRVTGVELVSMVQGETDANGRRSVAACPDSTQTLACDELIAAIGQQVDENSIAPSDGVRFGKRGFLNANDTTLATSRPGVFAGGDCYLGPSTLIKAMANGLKASRSIDDFLHYGRVRFFPRSRMRRIIADFRALSDDTFEAPVENKYRVQVKELDPEVRKRLFDEVEKPISTEEAYEEANRCLRCYRIYSVITESPVPDSAL from the coding sequence ATGGCGAGCGTCATTTACGGAGTATGGGACGGCAAGGTCTATGACAATCGGGGCATGGACATTTTCGAGGTGGCGCCGCTGCCTGAACTGGCCGGGTTCGACCACTTCAACGAAGGGAACGTGATCAAGGCATTTCTGGGCGACCGGGGATTCTTCGTCTTCGAGCCCGGAGTGGACCTGCTCGAGGCGCTGCTGAACTATGCGGCCAAGGCGGCCGAGGAATCGTGCGGAAAATGTACGCCCTGCCGCATGGGCACGAGCCTTGTACGCGAACGGCTGGCGGCCCTGCACCGGGACGGGTTCGACGCCGATCTGCTGGACGAGACCGAGCAACTGGCCCGGCATGTCGGCCAGACCTCCCTGTGCGGCCTGGGACAAAGCTGCATGACCCCGCTCCTCAGCGCCCTGGACCACTTCCGGGAGATGATCGTCCCCGGCGGAGGCAGCCAGGGCAAGTCGCCCCAGTACGCCATGCACTACGTCACCGCACCCTGCATCGAGGCATGCCCCGCCAAAGTCAACGTGCCCCGCTACATCGACTACATCAAGGACGGCAAGCCCTCCCACTCCCTGGGCGTCATCCTCCAGAAATATCCCATGGCCGCCACCTGCGGCCGCGTCTGCGTACGCTACTGCGAGCAGGCGTGTCGCCGCAACCTTGTGGACGAGGCCGTGGGCATCAAGGTGCTCAAGCGCTATGTGGCCGACCTGGAGCGCGACATCTCCCGGCAGTGGTTCTCGCCGGAGATGGTCCGCTCGCACCAGCCCGCGCACCTCAGGGTCGCGGTGGTGGGGGCTGGCCCCGCCGGGCTCTCCTGCGCCTACCATCTCCTGCTCAGGGGCTACCCGGTGGAGGTCTTTGAGGCCAGGGACGAGCCGGGCGGCATGGCCGCCAGGGGCATTCCCAGCTACCGTCTGCCCAAGGAGGTCCTGCGCAGCGAGGCGGAGATCATCGGACGCCTGGGCGGACGCATCCACTACAACGCCCGGCTCGGCCGGGATTTCACGGTGGACGATCTCATGACCCAGGGCTTCAAGGCCGTGTTCCTCGGCCTGGGCTGCGACAAGGGCCGCCTCCTCGAGGTGCAGGGCGAAGACCCGAACCTTGTCGGCCTGCAAACCGGCATAGATTTTCTGCTCAAGGCGCACGAATGTCTCCAGGGCAACGGCTGCATGACCGTCGGCGGCGTGGTGGTGGTCGTGGGCGGCGGCAACGTGGCCATGGACTGTGCCCGCTCGGCCCTGCGCATGGGGGCCGACGAGGTCCACGTGGTCTACCGCCGCGCCAAGGCCGACATGCCTGCGGATGCCGAGGAGATCGAGGCCGCCCGCGAGGAAGGCGTGGTCTTTCACTTCCTGACCAGCCCGAGCCGCATCGTCTCCAAGGACGGACGGGTCACTGGCGTGGAACTGGTCTCCATGGTCCAGGGAGAGACGGACGCCAACGGACGGCGCAGCGTGGCGGCATGCCCGGACTCGACGCAGACCCTCGCCTGCGACGAGCTTATCGCCGCCATCGGGCAACAGGTGGATGAAAACTCCATCGCCCCGTCCGACGGCGTCCGCTTCGGCAAGCGGGGATTCCTCAACGCCAACGACACCACCTTGGCCACCTCGCGGCCCGGAGTCTTTGCCGGGGGAGACTGCTATCTGGGTCCGTCCACCCTGATCAAGGCCATGGCCAACGGGCTCAAGGCGTCCCGCTCCATCGACGATTTTCTCCACTACGGCAGGGTGCGCTTCTTCCCCAGAAGCCGGATGCGCCGCATCATCGCCGACTTTCGCGCCCTGTCCGACGACACCTTCGAGGCCCCGGTGGAAAACAAGTACCGCGTCCAGGTCAAAGAGCTGGACCCCGAGGTGCGCAAGCGGCTCTTCGACGAAGTGGAAAAGCCCATCAGCACCGAGGAGGCATACGAAGAGGCCAACCGCTGCCTGCGCTGCTACCGCATCTACTCCGTTATCACCGAATCGCCCGTCCCGGATTCGGCCCTGTAG
- a CDS encoding BON domain-containing protein — MRRTVSLCVLLGLVVAVMLMPGCTVYDVAVEERNLGDWTSDKNISYAIERAYLNDELVRYLDFDAFCYEGQVFVVGQYESRDQVKRAVSIAEGTKGVRSVTTYVMPKKTRDDCGTTDNLGIYTQVKQRLVTDTSIWSTNIDIKTMQCHIILLGIVGSATERDAAIAHARSVEGVRGVESFLMVR, encoded by the coding sequence CGCTATGTGTCCTGCTGGGGTTGGTGGTGGCTGTCATGCTGATGCCTGGCTGCACGGTCTACGACGTGGCCGTGGAGGAGCGCAATCTGGGCGATTGGACCAGCGACAAGAACATCAGCTACGCCATTGAGCGGGCATATCTCAACGACGAACTGGTCAGGTATCTGGATTTTGACGCCTTCTGCTATGAGGGGCAGGTTTTTGTGGTGGGCCAGTACGAGAGCCGCGACCAGGTCAAGCGGGCCGTGTCCATCGCCGAAGGGACCAAGGGGGTGCGTTCCGTGACCACCTATGTCATGCCCAAGAAGACCCGCGACGATTGCGGCACCACCGACAACCTCGGTATCTACACCCAGGTCAAGCAGAGGTTGGTGACAGACACGAGTATCTGGTCCACAAATATCGACATCAAGACCATGCAGTGCCACATCATCCTGCTGGGAATCGTCGGCTCTGCCACAGAACGCGATGCGGCCATTGCCCACGCCCGTTCCGTGGAGGGCGTACGCGGGGTGGAGTCGTTCCTCATGGTCAGGTAG
- a CDS encoding TM1266 family iron-only hydrogenase system putative regulator, whose amino-acid sequence MQKRIGIIGIIIKDRDRAAAKVNAVLSEHGDMVLGRMGLPFRDRGVNIIGLIFEATTDEVGALAGKLGMLDGVQVKSLLV is encoded by the coding sequence ATGCAAAAACGCATCGGCATCATCGGCATCATCATCAAGGACAGGGACAGGGCAGCCGCCAAGGTCAACGCGGTCTTGAGCGAGCATGGCGACATGGTCCTCGGCCGCATGGGGCTGCCCTTTCGCGACCGGGGGGTGAACATCATCGGCCTGATTTTCGAAGCGACCACCGACGAAGTGGGGGCCCTCGCCGGCAAGCTCGGCATGCTTGACGGGGTCCAAGTCAAGTCACTATTGGTCTGA
- a CDS encoding iron hydrogenase small subunit, with amino-acid sequence MIMNRRAFIKACGIMTGYAVLSLNMVKEAAASAMDFVGIRQKSVYDADANPKIYKIRKSQDNPMVKKIYDPKTGYLVDGPCGNLSYHLLHTHYVDRSAKVAALKAKGFKLNF; translated from the coding sequence ATGATTATGAACAGACGTGCCTTCATCAAGGCGTGCGGAATCATGACCGGCTACGCCGTGCTCAGCCTGAACATGGTCAAGGAAGCCGCGGCCAGCGCCATGGACTTCGTGGGCATCCGCCAGAAGTCCGTGTACGACGCTGACGCCAATCCCAAGATCTACAAGATCAGGAAGTCCCAGGACAACCCCATGGTCAAGAAGATCTACGACCCCAAGACCGGCTACCTCGTGGACGGCCCATGCGGCAACCTGTCCTACCATCTGCTGCACACCCACTACGTTGATCGCAGCGCCAAGGTGGCCGCCCTCAAGGCCAAGGGCTTCAAGCTGAACTTCTAA